From a region of the Methanolobus tindarius DSM 2278 genome:
- a CDS encoding methanogenesis marker 8 protein: MPHVMELLGKARVVVENEKVVEVGEPLIGWCPIFDKARGITEITKEEIRKNMEFRIKDFGLFTNKRQLDMDIFVGFGASETMMTGLTSGLLDTTVTACDGAGTVISNNPNLVQGIGARISGLVETEPIDETINGINERGGIVLDPSTARIDPVAGVRKAAQLGYRKIAVTVVFPETARQLRDLEKELDIELVIIGAHVTGINKQAAQGLIDSTDILTSCASKHVRELVQPLVQVGSAVPLFGLTKRGKDLLLERAKEVDSPLFVSSSKLPSLPETKQPRELV; the protein is encoded by the coding sequence ATGCCACATGTTATGGAACTTCTTGGAAAAGCCAGAGTCGTTGTAGAGAATGAAAAGGTTGTAGAGGTTGGTGAACCTTTAATCGGCTGGTGTCCTATTTTTGACAAAGCCCGAGGTATAACTGAAATCACAAAGGAAGAGATCAGGAAAAATATGGAATTCCGCATAAAGGATTTCGGTCTCTTTACAAACAAACGTCAGCTTGACATGGATATTTTCGTAGGTTTTGGCGCATCAGAAACAATGATGACAGGACTTACCAGTGGTCTGCTGGATACAACTGTTACCGCATGTGATGGTGCAGGAACAGTAATTTCCAATAATCCAAATCTTGTTCAGGGAATCGGAGCACGTATCTCCGGTCTTGTTGAAACAGAACCTATTGATGAGACTATTAACGGAATAAATGAACGTGGTGGAATTGTCCTTGACCCTTCAACTGCCAGAATCGACCCTGTTGCAGGAGTCAGAAAAGCAGCACAACTTGGCTACAGGAAAATAGCTGTTACCGTTGTTTTCCCGGAAACTGCCAGACAGTTGCGTGATCTTGAAAAAGAACTTGACATTGAGCTTGTGATTATAGGTGCACATGTAACGGGTATTAACAAACAGGCAGCACAGGGCCTGATTGATTCAACTGATATCCTGACAAGTTGTGCCTCAAAGCATGTACGGGAACTTGTACAGCCATTGGTTCAGGTTGGCAGTGCTGTTCCTCTTTTTGGACTTACAAAACGTGGAAAGGACTTGCTTCTTGAAAGGGCAAAGGAAGTCGATTCTCCTCTGTTTGTCAGTTCATCAAAACTTCCATCATTACCTGAAACAAAACAACCAAGAGAACTGGTTTGA
- a CDS encoding PaaI family thioesterase codes for MENMNDIQRYFSQECFASNSGMKITEVSEGYAKAEMRIEKRHHNILGTVHGGAIFTLADMAFAAASNSYGTVAVAINADISFVKAAVEGTLYAEAKETSINPKISTYVVNITDDQGDTVAIFNGMTYRKKNKLQIPEK; via the coding sequence ATGGAAAACATGAATGATATCCAAAGATATTTTTCTCAGGAATGTTTCGCATCAAATTCCGGCATGAAAATAACTGAAGTCTCAGAAGGCTATGCTAAAGCCGAAATGAGGATAGAAAAAAGACATCACAATATCCTGGGCACTGTGCACGGCGGAGCAATATTTACACTTGCAGATATGGCATTTGCTGCTGCTTCAAATTCCTATGGGACTGTTGCTGTTGCTATCAATGCCGACATATCCTTTGTCAAAGCCGCAGTAGAAGGCACTCTTTATGCAGAAGCAAAGGAAACATCCATCAACCCGAAAATATCAACCTACGTTGTAAACATTACAGATGACCAGGGAGATACCGTTGCGATATTCAATGGGATGACGTACAGGAAGAAGAATAAACTTCAGATTCCTGAAAAATAG